In Parasphingorhabdus halotolerans, a single window of DNA contains:
- a CDS encoding ABA4-like family protein gives MNWELIFTITNNFALVMWLILAIAPRKEIVLNGLFYGGAGLLALTYAAIVIPLMTGMIGGGSSGSADFTTLAGVQALLASDGGATIGWVHYLAFDLFVGIWIARNADRYGFNRIVQIPILFFTLMLGPLGLTLYLLLRFTRHNKVADAVVPQ, from the coding sequence ATGAACTGGGAACTTATTTTTACCATCACCAATAATTTTGCGTTGGTCATGTGGCTGATACTGGCCATTGCCCCGCGCAAGGAAATTGTCCTGAACGGCTTATTCTATGGCGGCGCTGGGTTGCTTGCCCTTACATATGCCGCGATTGTCATTCCGCTGATGACAGGCATGATTGGGGGCGGCAGCAGCGGATCAGCCGATTTCACCACTCTTGCGGGCGTACAAGCTCTGCTCGCCAGCGATGGCGGTGCCACCATCGGTTGGGTTCATTACCTCGCCTTTGATTTGTTTGTCGGTATCTGGATCGCGCGCAATGCTGATCGCTACGGGTTTAACCGTATTGTCCAGATTCCGATATTATTCTTCACATTGATGTTGGGACCGCTCGGCCTCACTCTGTATCTCCTGCTCCGCTTCACGCGGCACAATAAAGTTGCGGACGCCGTAGTGCCTCAATAA
- a CDS encoding DnaJ C-terminal domain-containing protein, whose amino-acid sequence MADPYQALGVAKQASEKEIKSAYRKLAKELHPDKNRDNPKATERFSDVTKAYDLLLDKDKRAQFDRGEIDGEGNPTSPFGFGGGGGGGYSRAPGGQQFDFGNGGADFGDIFEGLFGGGGGRSSPFGSQQRSAPPPKGANVAYRLKVEFIAAATLEKQRITLEDGKTISLSLPKGVEDGTQMRLAGKGRPGPGGNGDAIITIHINNHPFYKRDGDNVALELPISLKEAVEGAKVKVPTVDGPVMLSVPANCDSGKILRLKGKGFHKKSGERGDQLVTLMIALPDDDQALRDFVKDWDNNENLRAKMGV is encoded by the coding sequence ATGGCAGATCCATATCAGGCATTGGGCGTTGCCAAACAGGCGAGCGAGAAGGAGATAAAGAGCGCCTATCGCAAACTGGCAAAAGAACTGCATCCCGACAAAAATAGAGATAATCCCAAGGCGACGGAGCGTTTTTCGGACGTCACCAAAGCCTATGACCTGCTGCTCGACAAAGACAAAAGAGCGCAATTTGACCGCGGCGAGATCGATGGCGAGGGCAATCCCACATCGCCTTTCGGATTTGGTGGTGGAGGCGGAGGTGGATATTCCCGTGCTCCAGGTGGCCAGCAATTTGATTTTGGCAATGGCGGGGCAGACTTTGGAGATATTTTCGAAGGGCTTTTTGGCGGTGGTGGTGGCAGATCGTCACCATTTGGATCTCAGCAACGCAGCGCGCCGCCGCCCAAAGGCGCCAATGTTGCTTACCGGTTGAAGGTGGAGTTTATCGCCGCAGCCACACTCGAAAAACAGCGTATCACGCTCGAAGACGGAAAAACGATCAGCCTGAGCTTGCCCAAAGGCGTTGAAGACGGCACGCAGATGCGGCTCGCAGGCAAGGGACGCCCCGGGCCCGGCGGCAATGGTGATGCGATCATCACAATCCATATTAATAACCATCCCTTTTATAAGCGGGACGGAGACAATGTTGCGCTCGAATTGCCTATCAGCCTGAAAGAAGCCGTCGAAGGCGCAAAGGTCAAAGTCCCGACAGTCGATGGTCCGGTGATGCTTTCAGTACCGGCCAACTGCGATTCCGGAAAGATATTGCGTTTGAAAGGCAAAGGGTTTCATAAAAAATCCGGTGAACGCGGCGATCAACTGGTAACGCTGATGATCGCGCTACCGGACGATGATCAAGCCCTGCGCGATTTTGTCAAAGACTGGGACAATAATGAAAATCTGCGCGCCAAGATGGGCGTTTGA